From Prosthecobacter sp., the proteins below share one genomic window:
- a CDS encoding YceH family protein, with product MKRGIVVPRMSAESVTPAILFTLSAEEARIMGCLLEKEITLPDYYPMTLNALVTACNQTTNRDPIVRYDERTVLRALESMKSHAYVFEVNIVGGRALKYRHNLKGKLPGLERPHMALLCMLLLRGPQTAGELRQRTERLHAFSDMPGVENTLAELIGYSEGPLVQCIPAGPGQRVAQFMHLFCGEVAGTAATTILAPTPAALPAEESSDVDWRAKMEAEITLLKAQVSRLQTLIGAVK from the coding sequence ATGAAGCGCGGCATCGTCGTGCCACGCATGTCCGCCGAATCCGTCACCCCCGCCATCCTGTTCACCCTGAGCGCCGAGGAGGCACGGATCATGGGCTGCCTGCTCGAAAAGGAGATCACGCTGCCGGATTACTACCCGATGACGCTCAATGCGCTGGTGACGGCCTGCAATCAGACGACGAACCGCGACCCCATCGTGCGCTACGACGAGCGCACGGTGCTTCGAGCGCTGGAATCGATGAAATCTCACGCCTACGTGTTTGAGGTCAATATTGTCGGCGGGCGGGCGCTGAAATACCGCCATAACCTGAAGGGCAAGCTTCCCGGTCTGGAACGTCCGCACATGGCGCTGCTGTGCATGCTGCTGCTGCGCGGCCCGCAAACCGCCGGTGAGCTGCGGCAGCGCACCGAACGGCTGCACGCCTTCTCGGACATGCCGGGCGTGGAGAACACGCTGGCCGAATTGATCGGCTACAGTGAAGGGCCGCTCGTTCAATGCATTCCCGCAGGACCCGGACAACGCGTGGCGCAGTTCATGCATCTGTTCTGCGGCGAGGTGGCCGGCACAGCCGCGACGACGATCCTGGCCCCGACTCCTGCGGCTCTGCCCGCAGAGGAATCATCCGACGTTGACTGGCGGGCGAAGATGGAAGCCGAGATCACGCTGCTAAAGGCGCAGGTGTCACGGCTGCAGACGCTGATCGGCGCGGTGAAGTGA